CTGATCGACAACAACCCGATCACGCTGCAGGTGCTGGGCATCTGTTCGGCGCTCGCGGTGACCTCGTCGTTGCAGGTGTCCTTCGTCATGGCGCTGGCCGTGACCTTCGTGACCGCCTTTTCGTCGATGTTCATTTCGATGATCCGCAACCAGATCCCCGGCTCGATCCGGATCATCGTGCAGATGGTCATCATCGCAAGCCTCGTGATCCTCGTGGACCAGGTGCTGAAGGCCTATGCCTACGAGATCTCGAAGACGCTTTCGGTCTTCGTGGGCCTGATCATCACCAACTGCATCGTCATGGGCCGGGCCGAGGCCTTCGCCATGAAGAACCCGCCGCTCGATTCCTTCATCGACGGGGTCGGCAACGGGCTGGGTTACGGTTTGATCCTGCTGACCGTGGGCTTCATCCGCGAACTTTTTGGCTCCGGCTCGCTGTTCGGCATCACCATCTTCGAGACCGTGAACAACGGCGGCTGGTACGTTCCGAACGGCATGCTGCTGCTGCCGCCCTCGGCGTTCTTCATCATCGGCCTGCTGATCTGGGCCATCCGCAGCTGGAAACCCAGCCAGGTCGAAGAGCGTGAATACAAGATCCAGACCGTGGAGGGCCACTGATGGAAGGCCTGATCTCACTCGCCGTCAAGGCGATCTTCGTCGAGAACCTCGCGCTGTCCTTCTTCCTTGGCATGTGTACCTTCATCGCCGTGTCCAAGAAGATCTCGACGGCCATCGGTCTCGGCATCTCGGTCATGGTGGTGCAGGCCATCACCGTGCCCGCCAACAACCTGATCCTGAACTACCTTCTGGCGCCCGGCGCGCTGGCATGGGCGGGCTTCGGGGACGTGGACCTGACCTTCCTCGGGCTGATTTCCTACATCGGGGTGATCGCCGCGCTGGTGCAGATCCTCGAGATGGTGCTCGATAAGTACTTTCCGCCGCTCTACAACGCGCTGGGTGTCTTCCTGCCGCTGATCACGGTGAACTGCGCCATCCTTGGCGGGTCGCTGTTCATGGTGGAACGCTCTTACGACTTCGCAGAGGCCGCGACCTACGGCGTCTCGTCGGGCTTCGGCTGGGCGCTGGCGATCACCGCCATGGCAGGCGTGCGCGAGAAGCTGAAGTACTCCGACATTCCCGAGGGCCTTCAGGGGCTGGGGATCACCTTCATCTCGGCGGGACTGATGGCGCTGGCCTTCATGTCCTTCTCCGGCGTGAAACTGTAAGGGGGCGGATCATGGAAACCTTCGGACTGGGCATCGCCCTCTTCACCGTGATCGTGCTGGTGCTGGTGACGGTCATTCTGGCCGCGCGCTCGCGGCTGGTGTCCTCGGGCAACGTCAACATCGAAATCAACGGCGAAAAGACCATCTCTGTCCCGGCGGGTGGCAAGCTCTTGCAGACGCTGGCCGAGGCAAAGCTCTTCGTGCCCTCGGCCTGCGGCGGCGGCGGCACCTGTGCGCAGTGCCGGGTGCGCATCCACGAGGGCGGCGGGTCGATCCTGCCGACCGAGGAAAGCCACATCACCAAGCGCGAAGCCTCTTGCGGCGACCGGCTGTCCTGTCAGGTCGCGGTCAAGCAGGACATGAAGATCGAGGTTCCCGAAGAGGTCTTCGGCGTCAAGAAGTGGGAGTGCACCGTGCGCTCCAACGAGAACGTCGCGACCTTCATCAAGAACCTCGTGCTGGAACTGCCCGAGGGCGAGGACGTGAACTTCCGCGCCGGTGGCTACATCCAGATCGAGGCCCCCGCGCATCACGTCAGCTACAAGGACTTCGCCGTCGAGGACGAGTACCGCCCGGATTGGGACAAGTTCAACCTGTGGCAGTACGAGTCCACCGTGGATGAGCCGATCGAGCGGGCCTATTCCATGGCAAACTACCCCGATGAAAAGGGGCTGATCATGCTGAACGTGCGCGTGGCCTCTCCGCCGCCGGGCACGCAGGGCATCCCGCCGGGCAAGATGTCGTCCTACATCTTCAACCTGAAGCCGGGCGACAAGGTCACGATCTCGGGTCCGTTCGGCGAATTCTTCGCGCGTGACACCAAGAAAGAGATGGTCTTCATCGGCGGCGGCGCGGGCATGGCGCCTATGCGCTCGCATATCTTCGACCAGCTCAAGCGGCTGGAGAATCGCGACCGGAAGATCACCTTCTGGTACGGCGCCCGGTCCAAGCGCGAGATGTTCTTCGTCGAGGACTTCGACCAGCTGGCTGAGGAATTCCCGAACTTCGAGTGGCACGTGGCACTGTCCGATGCGCTGCCCGAGGACGACTGGGGCGGCTACACCGGCTTCATCCACAACGTGCTGTACGAAGAGTACCTGAAGAACCACCCGGCGCCGGAGGATTGCGAGTACTACATGTGTGGTCCGCCGATCATGAACCAGTCGGTGATCAACATGCTGCTCGAGCTTGGTGTCGACCGCGAAGACATCATGCTGGACGATTTCGGGGGGTGACGAGCGGCTCCGGGCCTTCGGGCCCGGATGGACAGTCCGGGGGACTGTCCAAGCGAGGAACGGGCGGAGCCCCGGTGGTCGGTCCGCGTAGCGGAGGACTGTCCGACGACCGAACCGGCGGAGCCTCGGGATGCTCTCCGGCTCGCAAAAACCATTGGGAAGGCTGCCTTTCCGCAGGAAAGGTCAGCACCCACCCCTGAGCAAATGGCGCGCTACCGCGCCCCAAACCAAAAAGACCCCGCGCCATCCAGCGCGGGGTCTCTTCATTTGCGCTGTCCGAGAAGTCTTCGACGAAGACTTCTCAAGCGCCAGAGTCTTCGTTGAAGACTCTGGCTAGAGCAGCCCTTCGACCTTCACCTCCGCCAGCACCCGGTCGAGCGCGCGCCCCAGACGGGCATGGATCTCGGCCACGTCCTCTTCGGTCACGATCAGCGGCGGGCAAAGCGCGACCGTCTCGTAGACCGCGCGGACGATCAGGCCTTCGTCGGCGCAGGCGGCCACGACGCGGGGCGCCATGCTGCCCGCCGGCGCAAAGCTCTCGCGCGTCTCGCGGTCCTTCGCCAGTTCGAGGCCCGCGATAAGGCCGGTGCCGCGCACCTCGCCCACCAGCGGGTGATCGGTGAAGCTGCGCAGCCCGCTCTGGAAGACCTCTTCCAGCCGCGCCGCGTTGCCCATCAGGTCGCGCTCCTCGATGATGGCGAGGTTCTCCAGCCCCACCGCACAGGCGACCGGGTGGCCCGAGCCGGTGAAGCCATGCCCGAAGGTGCCCAGTTTCGCGGTGTTGTCGGCGATGGCGTCATAGACGCGGTCGTTCACGATGATCGCGGCCAGCGGCATGTAGGAGGAGGTCAGCTGTTTCGATGTCACCATGATGTCCGGTGTGAAGCCCATCTTCTGGCAGCCCCAGGTGGTCCCCAGCCGGCCAAAGCCGTTGATGACCTCGTCCGAGACCAGCAGGATGTCGTGCTTGCGGCAGATCGCCTCGACGCCGGGCCAGTAGCCCTCGGGCGGAAGCATGACGCCACCCGCGCCCATGACCGGCTCGCCGATGAAGGCGGCGATGGTCTCAGGGCCTTCGCGCTCGATGGTGTCCTCGAGCTCTTTCAGCAGGCGGGCGGTGAACTCCGCCTCGGTCTCGCCCTCCGCGCCCCAGCGCCAGTAGTGGGGGCAGGTCAGATGCGTCACCGGGATCGCGGGCAGGTCGAAGTCCTTGTGGTTGCCCGGCAACCCGGTCAAGGAGCCCGAGGCGATGGTGATGCCGTGATAACCTTTGTTGCGGGCGAGGAACTTCTTCTTCTCAGGGCGGCCGAGGCCGTTGTTCAGGAACCACGCCATCTTCACGACGGTGTCGTTGGCCTCGGACCCGGAGTTGGTGAAGAACACGCGGTTCATGCCCTCAGGCGCCATCTCGGCCAGTTTCTCGGCCAGCCGGATCGAAGGCTCGTGTGCCTTGTGGGCGAAGCTGTGGTAGTAGGGCAGGCGCTTCAGCTGCTCGTAGGCGGCATCCGCCAGCCGCGTCTCGGAGAAGCCCACCGCGACGGACCACAAGCCTGCCAGTGCCTCGATGTATTCCTTGCCCTGATCGTCGTGGACGCGCACGCCGTCGCCCTTGGTGATGATCATCGGTCCCTTGGTCTCATGCGCGCGCATGTTGGTGTAGGGGTGCATGGAATGGGCGATGTCAGAGGCGTGCAGAGAGTTCGGGCGTTCGGTCATGGCGGGCTCCTTTCGGGCAGGGGGCCGCGCGGTGGCGGCATGGCATGTTCATCGGTACGCCCTGGCAGGACCGGGGGCCAGAGGGTTTGTGTGTAGGCCGTGGCCCGCACAGGCCGAAAAGCCGACTGCCAGGCCAGACCGCGGCAAGGCAGCCGACCGCAGCGCCAGCCATGCGCAGAGACCATCCGGCTCGCCGCCCCACAGCCTGGTCGAAGATCATCACTCCGGCGGCAAAAGAAAAAGGAGCCCAGGTCAGATCAGCCTGCGGAGATGAGAAACCAGCCTCATGTCAGCAGCCCTGTTGCAGAGCGCGCGATGATGGCCGACGAGACCGGCACCGAAGGCAGGTCACGGCGGCCCCGGCCTGTTGCTCGACGGCAGAGCCGCACCGACGACAGGAGATCCGGATAATGGGTGTCGCGCCCCCGAGTGTGTGCCGACAGCTGGGACAGCGGTGCGCGGCTGCGCGGGGAAGCGATGACTTGCAGGAGGGGCAGGCAGGCGGAAGGTGACGAGTCATGAGACCCTCTTTCAACGGGAAGGGAAGGCGCCAAAGCGGCGATTGCCGATATCCCGGAAGGAGCGTCGTGGCTTCGTCAGCGCATCGGGCGGCTCCTTCCGGGCGGGTCATGGGCTTCGGCAAGGGCCCCGGGACAGGCGGATCATTGGGCTGCCAGCCCTTCGGAGGCATCCTGGGGCGCGACATCGAGCACCGTCAGAACCCGCCGCTCTCCGTCCCTGGTATCCCAGTACAGCGATGCGCCCTCGGCAAGGCCGATCAGGGCGATGCCGATCGGTGTCAGGATCGAGATCTGGCCGCGTGCGATATCGGCATCCTCGGGGTAGACCGGGATGACCGTCTTGTCCCGGCCGGTGGTTTCGTCGCGGTAGGTGACCGCGCGACCGATGGCGACCACGTTTTTCGGGAGTTTCGCCTCGGCAACGATACGGGCCCGGCTGATTTCGCCGAGCAGCCGGTCGGCAATGTCCGGGTTGCGCTGGATCGCGCCCTCGGCGAGGGCTTCGAGCCGTGCCAGGCTGTCGGCCCCTATGACGACCCGTGGCCGCCGGCCGCTGCCGCGTGGTACTGTGCGTTGCTTGTTCATTGTCATTTCCTTTCCGCCTTTGGTGGCGTGACTGAATTCCGGGTGATCGACGGCCCGGACCCGCCGCAGGCGGATCGGGGCATCAGGTGGCGTCTCGAACCGGGGAGGGTTTCACGTCCAACACGACGACGACATCAATCTGCCCGTCGTCCCGCAACAGCGGAACCTTCTGCAACTTACGCATTCCGATCAGGGTCGCCCCAAGCAGCGATGCGACTGGAACATATCCCGGGCCCGGTATGGGGTTCATGGACAGCACGCCGGTGCGCGCTCCTTCGCCGCTGATCATGTAGGTGACATGGCGCCCCGCTACGGCGAGATCGGGCGAGACCGGCTCGGGCGCTCCGCGGGAGATCCGCAGCTTGTGGCGTAGCAGCCCGTTCAGCAGCGGCGGATTCGGCGCGCTCCGGGTTCCCTCACGGCGAAGCAACTGCTCGATGCCGAGCCGGTCGTCGATAGTAAGACGAAAGCCCGTCTGCACAGCAGAGCGTCTGAAGGGTGGTCGCCCCCCCCTGCCGGTCGGCAGCTGGGTGATCCTGGTGGTGGTCATGATGTCTCTCCCGGGGCGGTGAAGCCCGCGTTCTCAATGCTAGGATGTGAGAAAGCCCCGGGTGGTCGAGGGCGCGCTTATGCGCAGACCGCCCGGGGACCCGAGCGGTTCAGAAGCAGAAACCGGAAATGGTTCTCGTGCGTGACCATAAAGAGACCTTAGTCATTGGGTGCAGGCTGTCAATCTTGGTGACCGGGCCGGATCGGTAAGGTTTCGGGGTGCTCAGCGGTTTGGGCGGTGAAACAGGCGCATTGAGCGGGGGCGGAACACGATCCTGTGAGCGGGACGCCCGGCGCCGGTCGCGTCAGCGGCGGCGGCGGGGCTGGTCCCGAGTGTCAGAAGACGGGCCGAAGGACCGCAGGCCCTGCCTTCCGGGAGGGTTGGCGGGTGCCTTGCGGGGCGGTATCCGCCGATGCTGCACGCGACCTATCGTCTTCCCGACGGGGAAGGGCTTCGGCGCCCGGATTCGCGGACGAAGGCTCCCTGTCCTCAAGCGGGAAGAGGTCCGGAAACAGGTCTTCGAAATCGGCCTTGCAGATCATCATTATATGCCTCCTATCAATCGCGCCATCGGTTCGCCCCGGTGAGAAAGCCGCGCACCGCCACGGGTCGGCGATGCGCTTGCTGGTTGTGTCGCCGCGCCTCAGGCTGCCCGGTTTCCGCGTCCCGAGGCATCGGGGTGCCGATCCTCAGACACCGACCGCATGGCCGGTTCGCGCTCGATCAGGCCGTCGACGAGGCGCGGGATCTCACTGCGTTCGATCCCGATGTCGCGCAGCAGGCGATTGTCCATGCCTTGAAGCGCTTCGATCATCTTGCGGCGCTGGAACTTGCGGAATGCGGCCCGAAGCCAAAGGCGAAACGCGCCGGGCTTGCGGCTGCGCTGACTGGCCATTCGGGGGGCGGGGGCGGACGGGTTGCTGGCTATGAAGAGTTTGGGGTGCATGTCATGCTCCATGAGGCGGAAACTGAACCGGGGCGCACGCCGGACAATCCGCTTGCAGGCGGAACAGTCCGGCCGGATTGGCGCGCTCGCCATGTCGACTGATCTGAAAAAGATCGAGAAAACCCCGAGGCGCGGACAGGCACGCGGCCTGATCCCGCCCGGGGTTACCGGCGGTTCAGTGTGTTTCCTGCGTTCAGCAGGAACCTCGTATGAAGACTGAACAGGGTCATGATGGGGATATCGGCAATCCGCCTTTGGTTATCAAGGGCAGGGCCTGCGACTTTCTGGCACCTTTTGCATGGCTCCGGGCCCGTGAAACGCCCCCTGGCGGTGCAGGCCAAATCGCGACAAGGCCAGACCTGCCGCGTTATGGGTCGCGGCTGGCAGTCTGGAGGGGCGCGCGCGTGCCCGCGCACTTGGGACCGTGGGCAGAAGGTGAAGTTGAACGGAGGCGCCCAGCAGACGCCTCCGTAGCTGTCGGCGAGAGGGAGAGGCCATGCGGAAGGCAGGCCTCGTGCCCCGTCAGGTCGATGCCCTGCGCCTCATGCGGGGCTGTTGTCGTGGGTCTCGACCGAGTATGCCTCAGGCTCGGCCAGCCCCTCGATATCCGCGAGCATCGTCATCGCATGTGCGGCGTAGGGCCCGATCCAGCGCTTCTGAACGTCATGGATCGGAAGCGCGTCGAGATGGTTCCAGCGTTCGCGCCCGCGCCGCTCGACAACCACCAGCCCGGCCTTCTCCAGCACGGACAGGTGCTGCATCACCGTGCAGCGGTCGAGATCCGTCAGCAGCGCGCAAAGCGCGCCGGTGGTCTGCGGGCCGTCCTTGATCAGGTCGAGAATCCGTCGCCGCGCCCGGTGGCCAAGCGCCTTGAACAGGGCGTCAAATTTGTCTTCGGTTGACATGTTATATTTTTATAACATGATTGACGGAAAGCAAAGGGGATTCGCATCATGGACCTCAGGTTCACCGTGGCAGGGCGCATATCCAAATCGGTCGAAGAGGTCTTCGAGGCCGTGGTCGCCCCCGAGCGCCTGTCGAAATACTTCACCACCGGCGGGGCGCGGGGGCGGCTGGAAACCGGGGCCGAGGTGACCTGGGATTTCCACGATTTTCCCGGTGCTTTCCCGGTTCTGGTGCAGGAGGTCGTGCCGAACGAAAGGATCGTGCTGCAATGGGAGGCGGACGGGACAACCGCCACCCGGACAACCGTGACCATGGAGTTCAGCGCGCTGGACGACGGGCGCAGCCTTGTGCGGATCAGCGAATTCGGATGGCCCGAAACCCAGGCGGGCCTGACATCGTGTTTGGGCAACTGCGAAGGCTGGACGGCGATGCTCTGCGCCATGAAGGCCTGGTTGGAGCACGGCATCAACCTGCGGGACGGTTTCTACAAGTAATCCAAGATCGAAAGAGGAGCGGCATCCCATGGAAGCCGGAAAGAACATCGCAATCAAGGTTCCCCAGCATCGCTGGGACGACACCGTGGCCTTTTACCGGGATAAGGTTGGGCTGCCGGTCGCCCGCGCGCTGGACGACAGTACGGGGTTCGTCTTCGGTGCCCTGACCCTATGGATCGACCGCGTCCCGCACCAGAGCCAGGTGGATGTTTGGATCGAACTCTTCGACGACGACCCCGACGCCGCCCTGTCGCGCCTTGGCAGCCCCAGGCGGGATGAGCTGGAACCGCTGACCAATGTCACCGGGCACTGGACGTCGGACCCCGCCGGGACGGTAATCCTGTTGCGCAAAGAGCAGATGGGATGCGCCGGAAAACGGGTGGCATCAGCCGATTGCCCGGCCGGGTGAGGCGGCCCCGCTTCGGCGCGATCACGCCTTGAAGCCCGACCAATAGCGTCCGCTTGCGCCGAGGCTGTCAGGCGGGCTCCGGTGCGGGGAGGGCGACGTCGGCAAGGGTCGAACGGTTGAGGCTCTCGATAAAGGACATCTCGGCCACCCGAAGCCGGGACTTCAGACGACAGCATCCGTCTATCGTGCATTCTCCGCCGTCCGGCTGAAGGCATTCGACCAGCGCCTGACCCTCTTCCAGCAGGCGCACCACATCCCCCAGCCGGATCTCCGCAGGCGTGCGGGCAAGGGTGGCGCCGCCACCACCACCACGGCGGGTCTGCACCAGCCCGGCCCGGCCGAGTTTCTGCATGATCTTGATGAGATGGTGGCGCGACAGCTGGAATTCCTCGGCCAGATCGGCCGTGGAAAAAGCCCGGTCGGGCGCGCTGGCAAGACGCATCAGCATGCGGAGCCCGTAGTCGGTGAAAGAGGTCAGGCGCATCTGGTCTCCATGAAGTGGTATTTACAGTGCCTGTTATCGCGCGTATCCAGAAGCGTGAACAGCCCCGGCGCGCAGAGCCTGCCTTGTCCGCGCGACGGAATGCATATCTTGCAAGCGCGGAGTTCGAAAATGGGGAACGGGTCCAACAGCTTCAAGGGTCGTGGCGGCCATGCGTCTCCACCCTGCATGGCTGCGGAGGTCGATCCCGAGTATTTCGATCCCTTGGCGGTGGACCCCGAAGAGGCGCGCGATGTGGCCCGGTGGCGCACGGCGGAACGCAAGCGGCTGCGCGAGGCGCGCCGGGCGCTTTCCGCACCCGAAAGAAATGCCGTCGGGGATGCGCTGATGGCCGGGCTGGAAAGGCTGCTTGGCGCAGAGGCGGTCGGGGCAGGGGATGAGATCGTCTCTTTCTATTGGCCCATCAAGGACGAGCCGGACCTGCGCCCGCTGATGACCGCGATGCACGCGGCGGGCCGCCGCATCGCCCTGCCGCTGGTCGAGACGCGGGCGGCGCCGCTGGTGTTCCGCCTGTGGACCCCGCAAACCCGGATGCAGCGCGGCCACTGGAACATCCCCGTTCCGCCACCGGACGCGCCCGAGGTGGTGCCGGACGTGGTGCTTGCGCCTTTGATGGGCTGGGACGGCGCGGGGTATCGCCTGGGCTACGGGGGCGGATATTTCGACCGGACGCTGGCGGCGCTGTCGCCGCGGCCTTTCCGGATCGGCGTGGGCCTCGCCTCGGCGCAGTTGCCCACGATCTACCCGCAACCCCACGATATTCCGATGGATGTCATCCTGACGGAGCGCGGGACAGAGGTCAGCGCATGACGCCGGACCGGACCGAGATCGCGCGGCAGCTCTTCGAAGGCATTCCCGACGCGCTGGTGGTCTCGGACCGCGCGGCCATCATCAGCTCGAACAGCGCCACGGCGGCGCAAAGGATCGTTCGATCTGGCGCCCGTCAACCGCCGCATCGTCGGACACCCTCCCGGTTGGCTCTGTGGCTTGACGGCAGCGGGTGGTCCTCTGTCAGCAGGATCCGGCGGGCGTCGCCTTCGGGATCGGAAAACTGGTCGGTCCTCGCTGTCCAGAAGAAGGCGACAAGGCCGATTGCACCCATCATCAGCGTGACCGGTATCGGCAGCACAAGGATGTTCATGTCTGCCCCGCCGGGGGGAAATGCCGGTCCGATACGAGCTGGGCGCGGGCCTCGGCGCAAAGCGCGTTCAGGCGCTGCTCTGCCGGGACAATCGCGTTGATCTCACCCGCGCCGGTACCGCAGTAAAGCGGCATCTGTTCCAGGGCTCCGGTCGTGGTGCGCAGGGGTGAATCCGTGCTCTGGCGCAGCCGTGGGATGGGGCCGTCGTGGGCGATCACCTCACGGGGGATCCTCTCAGGGTCATGTCCCGTCAGGGCCGGGCCGAAGGCCTCGGTGACACTGTTGCGCAGGACGCGCACCGCCGATCCCTTGGGCCAGTTCAGTACGAAGCCGTCGGTCAGCACGGTATCCGCGCCCCGGGCGGTCACGATCCGTTGCTTGTGATAATCGTGGGCGAAGGATTCAGCGGTGGCCAGAAAGGCGGTGCCGCACTGCACGCCCTGCGCCCCAAGCGTCAGCGCCCGGGCCAGCGCCTTGCCGGAGCTGATGCCGCCCGAGGCGACAACCGGCAGGGCTGTTGTGTCCAGCACGGACCGGAGCAGGTCGAACGTCGGGGTGTGCCCGTGCACGTGACCGCCCGCATCCTGCCCCTGTGCGATCAGCACATCCGCACCGGCGGCCTCGGCCTCGCGCGCTGCGGGCAGCGTGCCGACCTGGTGCAGCAGAAGGGCGCCTGCCGCCTTCACCCGGGCAATGGCCTCGGGCAGGACGTCCCAGAAGAACGAGAAGACCGCCACCTCCATCGTCAGGCAGGTTTCGATCTGCCGGTGCAGCAGGCCGGGCTCGGTGGCTGCCGGGATCAGGTTGACGGCGAAGGGGCGGTCCGACAGCCGGCGGTAGGCCTCGATTTCCGAGCGGATGAGCGACGGCGCCTCGCGCACCATTCCCAGCGTCGGGAAGCCGCCGGCATTCGCGACCGCCGCGGCCAGTTCGGCGCGCGCCACGCCGCCCATGCCAGCCAGGATGACGGGAAAGTCACATCCCAGACGGTCGCACAGGGGCGTGCGAAGGGATCCGGACCCGGCTGTCATGACGTGTTCTCCTTCAGGCGCTGCTGCAGATCGTCCCGCAGCACCACCGCCTGATTGTGCTCCCGGTTCTTTGCGGCGCAGAGCAGGCTGACGGAGCGTGCCCGGCACCATGCGAGACCGCGCCCGACCGCGTCCGCGTTGTTCGCCAGTTCATGCGGGGAGCGGTTGCAGGATGCGCCCCATTTCTGCGGGTCGTGGCCGAACCATGCCCGGAGCGCGGTGGTCGGCGCGATGTCCCTGATCCAGTCGTCGTGCCGCAGCGTTGCTTTCGAGACCCCGCGCGGCCAGATCCGGTCTACCAGCCGCCGCGCGCGGCCCCTGTCAGGCGCCTTGTCGTGAACGCGGGCGATGTCGATATCGGAGTGCTGGGGCATGTCTGCCTCACGCCAGTTTCGGGATGCCGTTGCCCCGGGCATCCTCGACCGCGAAGCTGAGCGACCGGGCAATGCGCTCGGCCCGCTCTATGACATGGGCGGCGCCTGCGGCTGTGCAAATCTCTGTCGCGGTCTCGCGGAAGAGGCAGAGCCAGCGCTCGAAATGGCCCCGGTCGATGGGCAGGCCGATATGCTTCGGCACAGGGGCGCCATGGTAGCGGCCCGTCATCAGGGCGACCGAGGACCAGAAGGCGGTCATCCGCTCCAGATGCGGCGGCCAGTCGTCGATGCGCGCCGCGAAGATCGGGCCAAGCACCGGGTCCCTGCGGATCTTGTCATAGAAGGCATGGACCAGCGTGCGCAGCACCCCGTCATCAAGCCCGGTGCTTGCCTCGATCTCTGCGGTGGTCGCCGGTCGCGCGGAGGGACTGCGGGAGGGGGGTGTCTGTGTAAAGGTCATCGGCGTGGCACCTTGGACGCAGTTCTCCTGTTGTGGTATGACCTTTAAGTGGTATTGTAAATACTTATTCAGTCCGGGCGAAATCGGACGAAGCCGCGCAGAGCCCCATGAGCGAGGGCGGCAGGGGGCCGGGATCAGGACAAGGGGCGCGATGCGATGAGCGAAGTATCCAGAACTGACAGCGGGTTCGTCGTAGAGGCGTCAGCCCTTGCCCGGGCCTTCGGGATCACGGAAACGCAGGTCCGGGAAGAGATGCGGACCGGCCTCATCAGCAGCCGCTCCGAGATCGGGAAGGGAGAGGACGAAGGGCGTTGGCGCATGACCTTCTACCGTGCCGACCGCGCCTTTCGTCTGGTGGTCAACGCCGAGGGCGCGGTGCTGTCGCGGGGTCGCTTTCCCGTCACGCCGCAGCCACGGTCCGGGCGCCGGGATTGACACCCGCCGGGCGGCAGGCAACGATAAATTTATGGTCAGGCACCCGATCACGTTTCGGTTTCTTCTGCTGAACCGCCCCTAGCCCCGGGCGGTTCGCGGGCGTTTCACACGCAGCGATCTCCCGGGGGTATTTCGAACAGCGCTGAGATTGTCGGAGGTCTCTCCGGGGGGAAACATGGCCATACCTGACGCCACAGGGTCAACGATACCGCAGGACGAAACACTTCAGGGCGAGGGCAAGGATTGCAGGTGCCGCCTGACAACCGCCGACCGGCTGCAGATCGAGAGATTCCTGAGCTTTGCCGGTAACAGCAGTGTCGTCTACTCCCAGCGCATGCTGGATCTGCTGAACCGGAAACTGCAGGCGGCGGTTGCGATAGAGGGGGCCGCGCCACCGGATGTTGCCAGCTTCGGGCGCTACATCTCTTGCGTTGTGGATGAGACGGAGACCGAAAGCGGGGTTCTCAGCTTCGGTCTGGTGGCGCGTGCCGGAGAGATCCCCGTTCACACGCTTCTGGGGGCCACGCTTATCGGACTGACGGTCGGGCAGCGCACGCGGCTGCAGTCCGAAGATGGCACCAGCCGGTCCCTGCTGCTTACCCAGGTGGGCGCGCCGCTTGCCGTGTAGAACCGGGGGCCGTTGCGTCCCTGTCGGGCTGCTCCGGTTTCGGGCCCGGAGGCCATGTGCGTCGCCGCGCGCGGGTGTTCGGTGCCAGAGGGCTTTTCTCGCCCGGTCCGGCAGGAGCGGTGCATGCGCTGCTTCCGGATCTGACTGTCGTTTGACTTG
This region of Ponticoccus alexandrii genomic DNA includes:
- a CDS encoding 5-formyltetrahydrofolate cyclo-ligase produces the protein MGNGSNSFKGRGGHASPPCMAAEVDPEYFDPLAVDPEEARDVARWRTAERKRLREARRALSAPERNAVGDALMAGLERLLGAEAVGAGDEIVSFYWPIKDEPDLRPLMTAMHAAGRRIALPLVETRAAPLVFRLWTPQTRMQRGHWNIPVPPPDAPEVVPDVVLAPLMGWDGAGYRLGYGGGYFDRTLAALSPRPFRIGVGLASAQLPTIYPQPHDIPMDVILTERGTEVSA
- the ccoS gene encoding cbb3-type cytochrome oxidase assembly protein CcoS, producing MNILVLPIPVTLMMGAIGLVAFFWTARTDQFSDPEGDARRILLTEDHPLPSSHRANREGVRRCGG
- a CDS encoding NAD(P)H-dependent flavin oxidoreductase — translated: MTAGSGSLRTPLCDRLGCDFPVILAGMGGVARAELAAAVANAGGFPTLGMVREAPSLIRSEIEAYRRLSDRPFAVNLIPAATEPGLLHRQIETCLTMEVAVFSFFWDVLPEAIARVKAAGALLLHQVGTLPAAREAEAAGADVLIAQGQDAGGHVHGHTPTFDLLRSVLDTTALPVVASGGISSGKALARALTLGAQGVQCGTAFLATAESFAHDYHKQRIVTARGADTVLTDGFVLNWPKGSAVRVLRNSVTEAFGPALTGHDPERIPREVIAHDGPIPRLRQSTDSPLRTTTGALEQMPLYCGTGAGEINAIVPAEQRLNALCAEARAQLVSDRHFPPAGQT
- a CDS encoding DUF488 domain-containing protein, producing MPQHSDIDIARVHDKAPDRGRARRLVDRIWPRGVSKATLRHDDWIRDIAPTTALRAWFGHDPQKWGASCNRSPHELANNADAVGRGLAWCRARSVSLLCAAKNREHNQAVVLRDDLQQRLKENTS
- a CDS encoding group III truncated hemoglobin; protein product: MTFTQTPPSRSPSARPATTAEIEASTGLDDGVLRTLVHAFYDKIRRDPVLGPIFAARIDDWPPHLERMTAFWSSVALMTGRYHGAPVPKHIGLPIDRGHFERWLCLFRETATEICTAAGAAHVIERAERIARSLSFAVEDARGNGIPKLA
- a CDS encoding DUF6522 family protein; this encodes MSEVSRTDSGFVVEASALARAFGITETQVREEMRTGLISSRSEIGKGEDEGRWRMTFYRADRAFRLVVNAEGAVLSRGRFPVTPQPRSGRRD